The Yoonia sp. SS1-5 genome contains a region encoding:
- a CDS encoding ribbon-helix-helix domain-containing protein, with protein sequence MKTDHSRPIKRSLTLRGHRTSVSLENIFWDQFRKIADDSGKTINGLASEIDEGRGDVGLASAIRVYILARALAPDQSLE encoded by the coding sequence ATGAAGACTGATCACAGCCGCCCGATCAAACGCTCGCTCACGTTGCGCGGGCATCGCACAAGCGTGTCGCTTGAAAACATTTTCTGGGATCAGTTCCGCAAAATCGCGGATGACAGCGGCAAGACAATCAATGGGCTTGCCTCTGAAATAGACGAAGGCCGCGGAGATGTCGGTCTCGCATCGGCCATTCGTGTCTATATACTAGCGCGCGCGCTCGCGCCCGATCAGTCTTTGGAATAG